The nucleotide window TCGCTGAAGCCAGCCACCAAAATTAGGTCTTGTTTTGTCTTGCGAGATGCGATGCAAATAATTGGTAAGGGTATAAATTACGATAAAGTCATTATACTCAGATTACTATTATTGTAAAGAGTTTATTTTGGGAGGATTATGAGGGGATGGCAGTAAAGGAAGAGCTCGATTGTGAATGAATCGACTTTTTTCAGTAGGCAGTGGGTTGGCCGAAGCCCTTGAAGATAGTCAAAATCAAAATTTTCAGGTCAAACCAGAGAGACCATTTGTCGATGTATTCCAGGTCGTATTCTATACGTTTTTCCATTTTTTCTAGCGTGTCAGTCTCGCCCCTGAAACCGTTCACCTGGGCCCAACCAGTGATGCCAGGTTTTAATTTGTGTCGAAGCATATAATAGCTCACAAGTGTGCGATAGTATTCATTGTGGGCCACAGCGTGCGGACGAGGACCCACTACTGACATTCGTCCCTGGAGAACGTTAATAAATTGAGGAAGCTCGTCAAGGTTATATTTTCTCAAAACTGCTCCTATCCTGGTAACTCTGGGATCACAAGGCTTGGCCTGTTCAATTTCAGGACCGTCTTCGCATACGGTCATGGTGCGAAACTTGTAGACTACAATTTCCTGGCCGTTGAGTCCATAGCGCCGCTGCTTGAAAATGATAGGGCCTGGTGAGGAAAGTTTGACCGCTACTGCAATAAGCAGCATAAGTGGACTGCAAATCACAAGGGCTGCTAGAGCTATCACCCTGTCTTCCAGCCACTTGAGGAGGCGTTCAGGCTGATTGAGGCTCTGACGCAGCTTGATAACGGGGAGATTGGCAATCTCTGTGATGGAACAGTTTAACAAGTAGTAATCGAAGATGTTCGGTACCATATTCACATTGCCAGTAAAATTGTCGAGTGCCTGCAAGAGTTCTCGAATTCTTTTTTCAGCACTCAGGGGTAAAGCGAGAAAGACGTTGTCTATCCTCTTCCTGCCGAGAAAGGCCGGCAGATCATCGAGGGTACCTGCAACCGGTACGCCCGCCACAGAACTCCCCTGTTTCTGCAAGTCATCATCAAAAAATGCTTCGATTACATATCCAAGCCAGGGGTTAGAGGACAAGACATAATTAACAGTTCTTCCCAAGTCACCTGCGCCGGCTATTACCACACGGCGTATATTGTAACCCCTGGACCGTATCGACCGTAAGAATGAACGGATCAATGCTCTGAAGACCGCTGTTGTCAGATAAACCACCGCAGCCCATATCAGGAAAGGCTTGTACTTGAATATTCCGAAAGGCCAGAGAATCGCAAACTGTTCTCTATCGCTGAGAAGCAGCGTAAAAATGTGGAAAAGTAGAAGCACTGTTGTCCAGGCCAGCAAAAGGGCCCGACTTTCTTGCCAGATTGGCAGGCCTCGCCAGGATTTATATATTCCGAAGAGTGGATAGATGAAAAAAATAAAGATAGGAATGCAAATCGTCAGTACCCAGACAAAGTCGCTTGGCCCCAAGAAACCATTGAGACGTCCCATTATCAGGGTAACAATTACCGCAATGGCAGGATCTGCCGATCTACTAAGATAGTCTACCAGAGTTGCATGTTCTCTGAGGACACCTTTGATCACCAGCCTACCTCACATATTTAAAGATACCAGCAACCTTGACTGTTTAGAATCTGGCAAATGGATTTGACTTTCTATATTCCAGCCATACTACATAAGCCCAAAAGAGGCAAGGGCATAAATTTCTAGCAGGGCATATTTGCATTCACCATTTCTAGTGGGTCCACTCTCGAAGAAGTCTGTCGTACGAGGCAAGAATCCACTCCCAGGTGAAAAGTGAGTGATGACGGCTCCAGCTTTTTTCTCTCATCCGAGCAAGCTCCTCTCTGTCATCTAGAAGCGAGTCCAGTTGTTTAGCACAGTCAGTCTCGTCGAAGAAATAACGGCCGTGGCCTCCGAGAACCCAACGATTGAACCTGTTGTCGTGGGCCAGAATTGGACACCCAGCTCCGAGAGCTTCAACCAGGGATGGATTGGTACCACCAGCGGTATGACCATGTATGTACAGCCTACAATGAAAGCGCAAAGAATTCACTACAGTTTTGTCATAAATGGCGCCAAGAAAGAGTACCTCTTCGTTAGCGACTGAATATACTTTTCTATGATAACGGTTTTCCTTGGGAAAGTAATTGCCCAGGATGACAAGGGGCATTCCACGTGGTTTACTGCAGTAAGCCCGAACAGTTTCCAGAATGAGGTTTTCCGGTTCGGGACGTGCGATTATGAGGGCAAACCTCTGGGGCTTCAAGCCAAATGGGTCCAGCTCAATCTTGTCTGCTTTTCTAATCAGGTCAGCACCGTAAGGTATCATGGAAATCTTGTTTGGAGGAACTCTAGTGGTGAGACGAGCCATGATCTCAGGATGGTCTGCAATGAGATGATTTGCAATTCGCACAGCTATACATTCATTCAAATAGAACCAGAGTCTGGTGAAAAGACTCCATTTTTTTCGGCGCCATTCGATTCCGTCCATATTGAGAAGATTTTTCTTGTTGCCCAGGCGATATGCCAGGCAAAAGACGGCGGTGTTGTAACCTAATGTTAGAATCAGGCCAGGTCTGCGTAGCGCATGCAAAGTAGACTTGAAGTCAAAATAAACTGTACCTAGCGCTCCCTGCAATGGTACAGGTATATGTATGAGCGAAATTCGCTTCCAGAGTTTCTCGGACGGCCCTCCTGCGCCATGTGCTTGACAGTAGACATATACCTGCCATTCTTTTTCTACCAGGTACAAGGACAGACGCTCAGCAAAGGTTTCGAAGCCGCCATAGCGGGCGGGAATTCCTCGTGTTCCCAATATTCTCAAGACTCGTTTCATTTTATTGTAGAAAGATGACGTGCCTCAGACGCAAGAAATCCTTGTATGAATGCACCGGGAGGACACGAATTTTATCAGGTCGAAAGACAAATCATCCTAGATGTAAAAAGAGGGCTCAGAAATTTCAGTAACGATGATGACTTTGATATTTACCATAAAGAAAGTAGAGTCTCAATAAGCTGTTTTACACTCCCGGGTTGCTAGGCTTTCCCCAGGGTGTTGTGAATTCAAGCTTGCTAGTTTGCTGCTATCTGTGCTAGAGGCAAAATCCTGCATACCACTGATAGCATAGTTTCAGAATGGGATCGTAGGTATCAAGTCCAAGCTTGTGACTTATTTTGCTAATGTGTGCCGTTGGGAGCAAGAACTATTCAGTTTATATTATATCCAAGCTCCAACATGGTGCTCTCGAATACTGGGACTATAACTGGATTGAGGGATATGTGCTGCCTGGAGGCAGAGCATCGCCGTAGAGTAT belongs to Deltaproteobacteria bacterium and includes:
- a CDS encoding DUF1972 domain-containing protein, which encodes MKRVLRILGTRGIPARYGGFETFAERLSLYLVEKEWQVYVYCQAHGAGGPSEKLWKRISLIHIPVPLQGALGTVYFDFKSTLHALRRPGLILTLGYNTAVFCLAYRLGNKKNLLNMDGIEWRRKKWSLFTRLWFYLNECIAVRIANHLIADHPEIMARLTTRVPPNKISMIPYGADLIRKADKIELDPFGLKPQRFALIIARPEPENLILETVRAYCSKPRGMPLVILGNYFPKENRYHRKVYSVANEEVLFLGAIYDKTVVNSLRFHCRLYIHGHTAGGTNPSLVEALGAGCPILAHDNRFNRWVLGGHGRYFFDETDCAKQLDSLLDDREELARMREKSWSRHHSLFTWEWILASYDRLLREWTH
- a CDS encoding undecaprenyl-phosphate glucose phosphotransferase; this translates as MIKGVLREHATLVDYLSRSADPAIAVIVTLIMGRLNGFLGPSDFVWVLTICIPIFIFFIYPLFGIYKSWRGLPIWQESRALLLAWTTVLLLFHIFTLLLSDREQFAILWPFGIFKYKPFLIWAAVVYLTTAVFRALIRSFLRSIRSRGYNIRRVVIAGAGDLGRTVNYVLSSNPWLGYVIEAFFDDDLQKQGSSVAGVPVAGTLDDLPAFLGRKRIDNVFLALPLSAEKRIRELLQALDNFTGNVNMVPNIFDYYLLNCSITEIANLPVIKLRQSLNQPERLLKWLEDRVIALAALVICSPLMLLIAVAVKLSSPGPIIFKQRRYGLNGQEIVVYKFRTMTVCEDGPEIEQAKPCDPRVTRIGAVLRKYNLDELPQFINVLQGRMSVVGPRPHAVAHNEYYRTLVSYYMLRHKLKPGITGWAQVNGFRGETDTLEKMEKRIEYDLEYIDKWSLWFDLKILILTIFKGFGQPTAY